A genomic stretch from Helianthus annuus cultivar XRQ/B chromosome 1, HanXRQr2.0-SUNRISE, whole genome shotgun sequence includes:
- the LOC110864381 gene encoding GDSL esterase/lipase At5g45670, with the protein MGYVEAYVFMFFIATLSSFTIGDPQVPCYFIFGDSLYDNGNNNDLVTEAKVNFPPYGVDFPDGPTGRFSNGRNIADVIAELLGFENSIPPYATVSRKDIVRGVNYASGAAGIRDESGQHMGGRISLNQQIARHAIIILQLIDLIGKGSVAPVQEHLNKCIYTVAMGNNDFINNYFFPQYYNTSSLYTPEEYAEILVQQYSEQLSKLYEFGARKFAVSGAGYAGCAPAMMARYETNVCVDAVNYAVVQFNARLTAALVDLESKLPGAKFIYMEPPLGYSNDFNVTDQPCCKVSTTIGEGQCVPSQVPCNERQNYVFWDAFHPTESISLVDGAAVYAAMSPFYASSTKLSLPSEELLISDA; encoded by the exons ATGGGTTATGTTGAAGcttatgtttttatgtttttcataGCAACACTATCGTCGTTCACCATTGGTGATCCTCAAGTCCCATGTTACTTCATATTTGGTGACTCGTTATATGATAACGGCAACAATAACGACCTTGTTACAGAGGCAAAAGTCAACTTCCCACCCTACGGGGTCGACTTTCCTGACGGTCCAACTGGAAGATTTTCCAACGGTCGAAATATTGCCGACGTTATTG CTGAACTACTTGGGTTTGAAAACTCCATTCCACCTTATGCGACCGTAAGTCGCAAAGACATCGTTCGTGGGGTCAACTACGCATCAGGCGCGGCCGGAATTCGTGACGAAAGTGGCCAACACATG GGTGGTAGGATAAGCTTGAATCAGCAAATAGCACGTCATGCTATCATTATATTGCAACTAATCGACTTAATTGGAAAGGGAAGTGTAGCTCCGGTACAAGAACATCTCAACAAATGCATATACACAGTTGCAATGGGAAATAATGATTTCATCAACAACTATTTCTTTCCACAATACTACAACACAAGTAGCCTGTATACACCCGAAGAGTATGCAGAAATCCTTGTACAACAATATAGCGAACAGCTATCG AAACTATATGAGTTTGGAGCAAGAAAGTTTGCGGTATCAGGAGCCGGATATGCAGGATGCGCACCTGCGATGATGGCTAGATATGAAACAAATGTATGTGTTGATGCAGTAAATTATGCTGTTGTACAATTCAATGCGAGGCTTACAGCTGCTCTCGTTGACCTCGAGAGTAAACTCCCTGGAGCGAAGTTCATATACATGGAGCCTCCGCTAGGATATTCTAACG ATTTCAATGTTACGGACCAACCCTGCTGCAAGGTCTCTACAACTATCGGTGAGGGCCAATGTGTTCCTAGTCAAGTGCCATGTAATGAGAGGCAAAACTATGTATTTTGGGACGCATTCCACCCTACTGAAAGTATTAGCCTTGTAGACGGTGCAGCGGTATATGCAGCAATGTCCCCATTTTATGCCTCTTCGACTAAACTATCATTGCCGTCTGAGGAACTCTTAATTAGTGATGCTTAA